In Gallus gallus isolate bGalGal1 chromosome 8, bGalGal1.mat.broiler.GRCg7b, whole genome shotgun sequence, one DNA window encodes the following:
- the UROD gene encoding uroporphyrinogen decarboxylase: MAAYGGVRAGQDGGARWAYGEGGVTVRWRRPRGGARRGRGRGGKRRGMEGSERLLPKGFPKLKNDTFLRAARGEETEHTPVWCMRQAGRYLPEFRETRAAQDFFDTCRSPKLCCELTLQPLRRFPLDAAIIFSDILVVPQALGMEVVMVPGKGPTFPEPLKEVEDLLKLRQKVDVTAELGYVFQAITLTRHSLEGKVPLIGFSGAPWTLMSYMIEGGGSTTMAKAKSWLYRHPEASHRLLRLLTDVVTDYLVGQVAAGAQALQLFESHAGHLGPEQFQEFALPYIRDIARDVKSKLKAEALSLVPMIVFAKDAHYALRDLAQAGYEVVGLDWTIQPQEARAQVGKGVTLQGNLDPCALYAPKEKIGELVKKMLENFGTQRYIANLGHGLYPDMNPEHVGAFVEAVHAHSRQINKHG, encoded by the exons ATGGCGGCGTACGGAGGGGTGAGGGCGGGGCAAGATGGCGGCGCCCGTTGGGCGTACGGGGAAGGTGGGGTTACGGTAAGatggcggcggccgcggggcggggcgaggcggggacGAGGGCGGGGCGGGAAGCGACGCGGGATGGAGGGCAGCGAGCGGCTCCT ccccaaaggCTTCCCCAAGCTGAAGAATGACACGTTCCTGCGTGCGGCACGCGGCGAGGAGACGGAGCACACCCCGGTGTGGTGCATGCGGCAGGCAGGACGCTACCTGCCTG AGTTTCGGGAGACCCGGGCTGCTCAGGATTTCTTTGACACTTGCCGGAGTCCCAAGTTGTGCTGTGAGCTGACGCTGCAG CCACTCAGACGATTCCCCCTGGATGCTGCTATCATTTTCTCTGACATCTTGGTGGTGCCCCAG GCACTGGGCATGGAGGTTGTCATGGTCCCCGGCAAAGGACCCACATTTCCAGAGCCCCTGAAGGAGGTGGAGGATCTGCTGAAACTACGGCAGAAGGTGGACGTGACTGCAGAACTGGGTTACGTCTTCCAGGCCATCACACTGACGCGGCACAGCCTGGAGGGCAAGGTGCCCCTCATTGGCTTCTCCGGGGCACCT tgGACGCTTATGTCCTACATGATTGAAGGGGGTGGTTCCACTACAATGGCAAAGGCCAAGAGCTGGCTGTACCGTCACCCTGAAGCAAGCCACCGACTGCTGCGGCTGCTGACTGATGTTGTCACTGACTACCTGGTGGGGCAGGTGGCTGCTGGAGCGCAG GCGCTCCAACTGTTTGAGTCCCATGCAGGGCATTTAGGTCCAGAACAATTTCAGGAGTTCGCCCTGCCATACATCCGAGACATTGCCCGGGATGTTAAGAGCAAGCTGAAAGCAGAGGCACTGTCACTGGTGCCCATG atCGTCTTTGCGAAGGACGCACACTACGCACTGCGTGATTTGGCACAAGCTGGGTACGAGGTTGTTGGTCTTGACTGGACCATCCAGCCCCAGGAAGCTCG TGCACAGGTCGGGAAAGGTGTCACCTTGCAAGGAAACCTAGATCCCTGCGCTCTCTATGCACCCAAG GAGAAGATTGGGGAACTGGTGAAGAAAATGCTGGAGAACTTTGGGACCCAACGCTACATCGCCAACCTGGGCCATGGCCTCTACCCAGATATGAACCCCGAGCACGTGGGTGCCTTTGTGGAGGCTGTGCATGCTCATTCCCGCCAGATCAATAAACATGGCTGA